The Rosa rugosa chromosome 1, drRosRugo1.1, whole genome shotgun sequence genomic sequence CCCATTCTTCACTCCGGCTTCGAACCCAAGTCAGAGCTCACTCCAAGTGCGAGGCCTGAATAGCTGGAGCAATTCCCTCACCGGCATCACCCTTCCATCTCGACGGGAGCTTCACCGGCAGTAAGCTCAAACTGATTTGGGCTGCCCCCAAATCTTCTCTTTACACCCTAAACGGATCGCCTGCAATTCTTTCCTTTTTCCCTCTAATTAACCACATTTATGGGAATCAAGTTGGCCTCCAGCTTCATTTCAATGAATCACCACGACAGTGGTCAAGACCGGCGGACTTCGATCTTCTTTTGGGATGTATCAACTCCATAGAAATGAGTTCACGCGCCCACGCGCCACCACTACAGACAATCAATTGAAGTCCCAGACTTGGGTTCTCCAACAAGACCTCAAGAAATCCTGGAAGTGCAAAATGAGACTCGGGCTCTCATTTCACCCACGGTATGCAACAAATCGAAGAGAGAAAATCAGCGACCAAAGAGGCCACGAGAGGAGGGAGATGAGATTTGCGACTCTGCTTTGGTGGAGGAGATAGATAAGGAAATGACCCAAATACCCCTCTAAAATTAGCAAGTTAACGCTGTCATGGACGGCGGGTACGTATGTTGGGTCAGACTGGCTATTTgaggtaccaatgtgatagATTCGGAAAGTTAGATATGAAAATTTAGAATGAGCCATAGTTGGAGtactgtttatatttttttcccaaaaaaaaaaaacaaaatttcgAAATGTTAGAACTGGGAAAATAGTACTTAAAAGAAAAATCTGGCACAAATAATGATTGTGGTATCCAGATCAAGCTGACTCGATGGTATTCTTCTCTATAATAATGGATGTGGTCTTAAAATTGAGTCCCTCTATTGGAAAGATGGaagaagcaaaaaagaaaaaaattcgtaaattattattattataaaaatTTTTAATTGGTCCCGTGTACTGATGGATCACTAGTGAAAGATGAACCACACACAAAAACTACTCTTTATAGCCATAGAGGCAGAGGCCCGTGACCATTTAAAGGTTATTATTTCTCCTTTGAATTACCAAATTACCCCCGACATACTAACAAGTATATCATAACCCTGCCGTCTCAATCATCTGCTATTTCTATTCGGCTGCCGTCACCACTCACCCCCTCCAcccaaaaccaaaccctaatctctctGTGACGCCACCACCACGATCTCCATGGCCAGAAAGCGAAAGCTCGATTCCAACTCCACCGAGGCCTCCGAGCCCGCcaagaagcagcagcagcagcagcagcagccggAGGTCGTCGAGGAGCCGAAGCCCCAGAACGAACCGGCCGAGGAGGTAGAAGAAGAGGtcgaggaggaagaagaggctgaggaggaagaggaggaggaggaggaggagtacgaggaggaagaagaggttGAGGAAGAGCCTGGCGTTGAGTACATGCAGAACACCGAGACTGTAACCGTGACGACGACGACCAACACGTCGGTGGATCCAGTTCAACCCGTGGCCGGCGGCGAGGAGAACGGCGGCGGTGAGGATGATGAGGACGAGCCGATTCAGGATCTTCTGGAGCCGTTTAGTAAGGACCAGCTGGTGAGTCTGCTGAGGGAGGCGGCGGAGAGCCACCGTGATGTGTCGGATCGGATCCGGAAGGTTGCGGATGAGGATCCGATCCACCGGAAGATCTTTGTCCACGGGCTTGGGTGGGACACCACCGCCGAAACCCTAACCAGCGTGTTCACGGAGTACGGTGAGATTGAGGATTGCAAGGCTGTGTGTGATAAGGTCTCTGGAAAGTCCAAGGGTTATGGTTTCATTCTCTTCAAGACGCGGTCCGGGGCTCGGAAAGCTTTGAAGCTGCCGCAGAAGAAGATCGGAAATCGGATGACTGCCTGCCAGCTGGCCTCGTTGGGCCCGGCCGCCACGCCGAGTGCCCCTGGCCCTGCTGCGGTGGCCCCGGCCCAGCCGGTTTCGGAGTACACATTGAGGAAGATTTATGTGAGCAATGTTGGGGCGGATTTAGATCCTCAGAAGCTGCTTATGTTCTTTTCGAGGTTTGGAGAAATTGAAGAAGGGCCGTTGGGGTTGGATAAGGCGACTGGAAGGCCGAAAGGGTTTTGCTTGTTTGTGTACAAGTCGGCAGAGAGTGCAAAGAGGGCTCTGGAGGAGCCGCACAAGAATTTCGATGGGCACATTTTGCACTGCCAGAAGGCAATTGACGGTCCGAAGCCGGTTAAGTCTCAGCATGGGAACCAGCACC encodes the following:
- the LOC133724418 gene encoding UBP1-associated protein 2A-like produces the protein MARKRKLDSNSTEASEPAKKQQQQQQQPEVVEEPKPQNEPAEEVEEEVEEEEEAEEEEEEEEEEYEEEEEVEEEPGVEYMQNTETVTVTTTTNTSVDPVQPVAGGEENGGGEDDEDEPIQDLLEPFSKDQLVSLLREAAESHRDVSDRIRKVADEDPIHRKIFVHGLGWDTTAETLTSVFTEYGEIEDCKAVCDKVSGKSKGYGFILFKTRSGARKALKLPQKKIGNRMTACQLASLGPAATPSAPGPAAVAPAQPVSEYTLRKIYVSNVGADLDPQKLLMFFSRFGEIEEGPLGLDKATGRPKGFCLFVYKSAESAKRALEEPHKNFDGHILHCQKAIDGPKPVKSQHGNQHHHNRNKNSGFGGGAPAGPGHMMAPGGAGIGFNQGAASTQALNPALGQALALLATQGAGLNLFGTLGAQGVNPGVPGGAHGIQSGYGNQPSISPGMMGTYGNQGALQGGYPNPQLGQGGSGRGPHGLGQYGGAPYTGH